One Apodemus sylvaticus chromosome 23, mApoSyl1.1, whole genome shotgun sequence genomic window carries:
- the Taar9 gene encoding trace amine-associated receptor 9, producing MTASNFRPEESMELCYENVNGSCIKSSYSPWPRAILYGVLGLGALLAVFGNLLVITAILHFKQLHTPTNFLVASLACADFLVGVTVMPFSTVRSVESCWYFGETYCKFHTCFDTSFCFASLFHLCCISIDRYIAVTDPLTYPTKFTISVSGLCIALSWFFSVTYSFSIFYTGANEEGIEELVVALTCVGGCQAPLNQNWVLLCFLLFFLPTVVMVFLYGRIFLVAKHQARKIEGTANQAQASSESYKERVAKRERKAAKTLGIAMAAFLVSWLPYIIDAVIDAYMNFITPPYVYEILVWCVYYNSAMNPLIYAFFYPWFRKAIKLIVSGKVLRADSSATNLFSEEAGAG from the coding sequence ATGACGGCAAGCAACTTCCGCCCAGAGGAATCCATGGAGCTCTGCTATGAGAACGTGAATGGATCCTGCATTAAAAGCTCTTACTCACCCTGGCCTCGGGCCATCCTCTATGGGGTCCTCGGATTGGGAGCCCTGCTGGCAGTGTTTGGAAACTTGCTGGTCATCACCGCTATCCTCCACTTTAAACAGCTGCACACACCGACGAACTTTCTGGTGGCCTCCCTGGCCTGCGCCGACTTCTTGGTAGGGGTGACAGTGATGCCCTTCAGCACGGTGCGCTCTGTGGAAAGCTGCTGGTACTTTGGGGAGACTTACTGTAAGTTCCACACGTGCTTCGACACCTCCTTCTGTTTTGCGTCTCTGTTTCATTTATGCTGCATCTCCATTGACAGGTACATTGCCGTCACCGACCCACTGACCTATCCGACCAAGTTCACCATATCGGTTTCTGGACTGTGCATCGCCCTCTCTTGGTTCTTTTCCGTCACGTATAGCTTTTCTATCTTTTACACGGGAGCCAATGAGGAAGGGATTGAGGAGTTAGTGGTCGCTCTGACCTGTGTGGGAGGCTGCCAGGCTCCACTGAATCAGAATTGggttttactttgtttccttttgttctttttgcccacggtggtcatggtgtttctgtACGGTCGGATATTTTTGGTGGCAAAGCACCAGGCTAGGAAGATAGAGGGCACAGCCAACCAAGCTCAGGCTTCCTCTGAGAGCTACAAGGAAAGAGTAgctaaaagagagagaaaggctgcCAAGACCTTGGGGATCGCCATGGCTGCATTTCTCGTGTCCTGGCTGCCATACATCATCGATGCCGTGATCGATGCTTACATGAACTTCATAACTCCCCCGTATGTCTACGAGATATTAGTGTGGTGCGTTTACTACAACTCAGCTATGAACCCCTTGATATACGCCTTTTTTTATCCTTGGTTTCGCAAGGCGATAAAACTTATTGTGAGTGGCAAAGTCTTGAGGGCTGATTCATCAGCAACGAATCTGTTCTCTGAAGAGGCAGGTGCAGGTTAA